AGATCTGTAGTTGTTTTTCTGTAATATGAAACATCAAAATTCAAACGATTTTGGAAAAATCCTAATTCGATACCAGCATCATAAGTTTTAGTTTTCTCCCATTGTAAACTCGAGTTACCAAGATTACCTACAAAAGCTGATGGTTCACGGATTCCTCCTAACAAGGTCGTTCCAGCGTTAATCATAAATAATGAAGAATATGGATTGATCTCTGAGTTCCCAGTTACACCATAACTTGTGTGAATCTTAAAGTTACTAACCGTAGTTTGGTCCTTCATGAAATCTTCATTTGAAACATTCCATGCTACACCCGCAGAAGGGAAGAAACCATATTTCTTATCCTTACCGAATTTTGAAGATCCATCAGCACGAGCTGTAACTGTTAATGAGTAACGATCGTCGTAGCTATAGTTACCACGTACAAAGTATGAATTCATCGCCCATTTATTAGCTCCAGAACTTGGTGATCCAGGGATAGAACCAACACCTAGGTTGTTATACTCATATGCATCAGATGTAAATCCTTCTGTCCTAGCTGAAAAACCAAAATATGTACGTGCTTGCCAAGAAAGACCCGCCATTGCATTGATTCTATGCTTATCAAATGCTTTGTTATACGTTAAATAGGTTTCTTCTTGCCAATACAGGTCATTCCAGCTATTTACTTCAGCCCAGCCATTTGGCCTTGAAATATTGTTCAAAGTAATAGATGAATAACCTCTGTATTCTTTTCTATGGTTGTCAATACCAAATTGCGTTTTCAAATCTAATCCATCAGCTAAATGGAAAGTCAAAGCCGCATTACCAAAGATCTGTGTATTATAACGCATTCTTTTTTGAAGATCTAGGATGGATACTGGATTTGCCATACCCTCAAATCCCAATACATTGGAAACTGTCGAGGATGAAGAATTGGTATATACACCATCAGGTTGGTAAACTGGTAACCAAGGAAGCATTTCAATCATCGTACGACGTGCATCCTGTCCACCACCATCTTCAGGAGTATGACGGCCCCAAGTATGGTTCACCAATAAATTAATGCTAGATGATAACCAATCTTTAACTTTGGAATCATAAGCCAATTTACCATTCACCCGCTTACTGTAAGTATTGTTTACAACCCCTTGGTTTTCAGAATAGTTTAAGAAAGCACCAACAGATGAATTCTCATCTCCTTGTTGAATATCGATTTGATGATTGTGTGAAAGAGAATTTCTGGTAGCCTCTCTCTGCCAATCCGTATTGTACAATGGGTTACCATTAGCATCAAAGTAATTTGGATCATTGAACCACGACTTTTTGTCTAGGCTCCAAGATTTTCCTTGCCACTTGTTTTCATTTTCCAACCCGATCATAAAAGCATCTACCCACTCTTGACCAGAAAGTACATCCATATATCTTTGAACAGAATTACTGCTCACTGATCCTGAATAGGTTATCGTTCTTCTACCATCTTTATTTCCTCTTTTAGTAGTAACCAAAATAACACCGTTGGCACCTCTTGCTCCATAAATAGCTGCAGAAGAAGCATCTTTTAATACCTCAATGCTCTCAATATCATTTGGATTCAATAGGTGAAAATCTTGCATTACCACACCATCTACAACATATAATGGGTTGGAGGAAGAGTTGATCGTATTTGTACCACGGATTAACACACGGTTACCATAAGCACCTGGCTGACTCGAGTTTGAAAAGATGTTTACACCGGGAGCTTTACCCCTTAAGTTTTCTAAAGGACTGAAGGATTGAACCTTGATCATGTCCTCTCCTTTTACATTGGAAATAGAACCAGTTACATCTGATTTTCTCATTGTACCATAACCCACGACCACCAGCTCTTCGATTTGTTGATCCGAGCTTTGAAGGGAGAAGTTCATCGTACCAGAACTAACGGTTTTCTCTTGAGACTGATAGCCCAAGAAGTTGGCAACGATTACCTGTCCAGAACTGGCTTCAATGGAGAAATTACCATTGTCATCTGTTTGAGTAGCCACTCTTGTTCCTTTTACCGAAATGGTTACACCGCCCATTGGCTGATTGTTTCCAGCATCACGAACAACACCCGAAACCGTTTGCTGTTGTAATTTAGAGGTCAGGAATTTGTTGGGACCCAAACTAACATGAGCGTTAGCAGGACTGTAACTTGTTGCGAGGAGCACTAAAGGAATAATCCATAGTCTGTTTCCTCTACGAGTAAATTTGTCAGAATTCCACATAAGAATATAGTTAATAATAAATAATGCTAAAACGATTTATAAATTTGGCTCTAAAAATTGTTCGTATAGACCGACAAGCAGTCTATATCAGGTTTTATTTTAGTTGTCAATGTTGACACTAAATAACACAAAAATTTGAATTGATTTATAATTTTTTTAAAAATTTTTGACCTGAATCAATAAATTTTTATAATTAAAAAAAGAGTATTAAATTAATTTTAGTTAATTACTAATCAATCTCTCAAATTGATTGTTTAGACAATTAATTATTTATTCAATGAAAACACTTGTTTTTCAGAAATAAAGAATACTTAAAGCATCATGATTTTTACGCAAAAAATGATATTTCCATTTCTTTTAAGATTGGCAATAATGTTGAGAATTTTTAAGACGGGTATTTTTAGCTATAAAATAATTACCTATATATTTTTTGAAGCTAAAAATGAAATATCTTGTACTTCAAGGACATGTTTATTATAACCATGAATTGATACGGCTATCATAGCTTTACCCACTTCTTCTAAAGTCAAGAAATAAGTTTTGCTGAAAGGTCTCAGAATCGGGTATAAAGAAGTGATAAATCTAAACAATGGTTTTACATTTTTTGCGCCTGGGGTTGGCCGCATAAAAGCAGGACGAAAATTATATACGGCTTTAAATGGTAATTTCATCAGGTCATTTTCTGTCTTTCCTTTGACCCTAGCCCACATGCTCCTGCCCTTTTCAGAACTGTCGGTACCACTTCCAGAAACATAACAAAAGGTTATATCAGAATTAATTTTTACCAATTTTTGGGCGAATGAGAGTGTTAAATCATAAGTCATTTTGGTATACTCCTCCTCATCCATTCCTACAGAGGAAACTCCAGCACAAAAATAACAAGCATTATAGTCCAGTAGATCATTGCCCAGTTGGTCAATCTCTAGGATGTCCGAAAGTATGACTTGTCTTAATTTAGGATGCTGTAATGGATATTCCCTTCTATTTACGATCAAAACACTTTCCACTTCTGGATTGATTAAACATTCCTGAAGTACTCCCTCACCAACCATACCTGTGGTACCTGTGATTATAACTTTTACCTTTTGCATACCATTTTTTTCGAAAAGCCTCGCCATCAAATTGAAAACATAAATTATTCCAATTTATATTCCTTCATCCTAATAATTAGGATTCCAAATAGAACTATCAAATAACTATCCAAGAATTGATGTTAACTTAACATTAATTTAATTTGTAGAAAATAAATGACGGGCACGGATTTACTCTATGTAAAAAATATAAGCCTATTCTATTGTTTTCTTTAACAAGATAAGGTCAATAATATAAAATTTTAAACAACAGTAAACCTTTCTTCAAACCATATGTCTATATTTGAAATAATATTTCTTTAGTATTATAACAAGAAAAGATATTTGCCATTTTCAACAC
The Sphingobacterium daejeonense genome window above contains:
- a CDS encoding SusC/RagA family TonB-linked outer membrane protein, whose translation is MWNSDKFTRRGNRLWIIPLVLLATSYSPANAHVSLGPNKFLTSKLQQQTVSGVVRDAGNNQPMGGVTISVKGTRVATQTDDNGNFSIEASSGQVIVANFLGYQSQEKTVSSGTMNFSLQSSDQQIEELVVVGYGTMRKSDVTGSISNVKGEDMIKVQSFSPLENLRGKAPGVNIFSNSSQPGAYGNRVLIRGTNTINSSSNPLYVVDGVVMQDFHLLNPNDIESIEVLKDASSAAIYGARGANGVILVTTKRGNKDGRRTITYSGSVSSNSVQRYMDVLSGQEWVDAFMIGLENENKWQGKSWSLDKKSWFNDPNYFDANGNPLYNTDWQREATRNSLSHNHQIDIQQGDENSSVGAFLNYSENQGVVNNTYSKRVNGKLAYDSKVKDWLSSSINLLVNHTWGRHTPEDGGGQDARRTMIEMLPWLPVYQPDGVYTNSSSSTVSNVLGFEGMANPVSILDLQKRMRYNTQIFGNAALTFHLADGLDLKTQFGIDNHRKEYRGYSSITLNNISRPNGWAEVNSWNDLYWQEETYLTYNKAFDKHRINAMAGLSWQARTYFGFSARTEGFTSDAYEYNNLGVGSIPGSPSSGANKWAMNSYFVRGNYSYDDRYSLTVTARADGSSKFGKDKKYGFFPSAGVAWNVSNEDFMKDQTTVSNFKIHTSYGVTGNSEINPYSSLFMINAGTTLLGGIREPSAFVGNLGNSSLQWEKTKTYDAGIELGFFQNRLNFDVSYYRKTTTDLLLESPVPTATGYRSVWRNIGAVRNSGVEFLVNGSPVRSEDFNWNVTLNGSYNKNEVIKLGANNEDILINHWVGGPNGIIRVGEDLNSFYGYKRNGIYTVQDFENGDIPEDKIGRPNRSTNQEILGKGVPSWTGSFINNLNYQNFDLTVDLQYVYGVETLQQFYHSTYDRFGITNGLTEILTDAYNGSNPNTMQQAIYLTNNGHAGQDTNVDSQWIADGSYIRVNLIQLGYTFKPDLLSKMGFSALRIYASANNPWLFTSKEFKGYDPESSSQGEYKFGQNVTFFSYPRAKTFTFGLNLTL
- a CDS encoding NAD-dependent epimerase/dehydratase family protein, with protein sequence MQKVKVIITGTTGMVGEGVLQECLINPEVESVLIVNRREYPLQHPKLRQVILSDILEIDQLGNDLLDYNACYFCAGVSSVGMDEEEYTKMTYDLTLSFAQKLVKINSDITFCYVSGSGTDSSEKGRSMWARVKGKTENDLMKLPFKAVYNFRPAFMRPTPGAKNVKPLFRFITSLYPILRPFSKTYFLTLEEVGKAMIAVSIHGYNKHVLEVQDISFLASKNI